One Trichoderma atroviride chromosome 7, complete sequence DNA segment encodes these proteins:
- a CDS encoding uncharacterized protein (EggNog:ENOG41) encodes MSSYYGYNAHAAHVAAVSHNHHSGGRNRRTPRLTVSQNSQRQFRGVRSMKELNETAALSAFRTRFEAGRSFDLEDDLEFCPGLLTDSDLVSISASERSSLASNSPEASPTQQPQTVAPAFSLNSSSPPFVPPSFQSQPSSFKLHQPSAARGRNAIPIVNPATGISMPSPPVSLSPGRLQQNIRRW; translated from the exons ATGTCTTCATACTACGGATACAACGCGCATGCTGCGCACGTCGCCGCTGTCTCGCACAACCACCACAGCGGCGGCCGCAACCGCAGAACCCCCCGCCTGACCGTCTCGCAGAACTCGCAGCGCCAGTTCCGCGGCGTGCGCAGCATGAAGGAGCTCAACGAGACGGCCGCCCTGTCCGCCTTTCGCACCCGCTTCGAGGCCGGCCGGTCTTTCGATCTCGAGGACGACCTCGAGTTCTGCCCCGGCCTGCTGACTGACAGCGAC CTGGtttccatctctgcctcGGAGCGCTCCTCGCTCGCCAGCAACTCGCCCGAAGCCTCGCCCACGCAGCAGCCCCAGACCGTGGCCCCCGCCTTCTCGCTCAACTCGTCATCGCCGCCCTTTGTCCCGCCCAGCTTCCAGTCTCAGCCTTCGAGCTTCAAGCTGCACCAGCCCTCTGCCGCGCGCGGTCGCAATGCCATCCCCATTGTCAACCCCGCCACCGGCATCTCCATGCCCAGCCCGCCTGTGTCACTGTCGCCTGGCCGCCTACAGCAGAACATTCGCCGATGGTAG